In the genome of Bradyrhizobium sp. CIAT3101, one region contains:
- a CDS encoding LLM class flavin-dependent oxidoreductase: MTSTFPSKLSFGIFDHLDADGHDVAKQYSDRLLLAEACDRLGFYAYHLAEHHCTPHGRSPAPNLFLSSVAQRTSQLRVGPMVMLLSLHHPLRAFEEACMLDHLSGGRLELGIGRGSLPVELGYFGVSAEAAPGRYAEASEILVKAMRGGSLCYEGDHFRLDDVPLTLTPYQRPHPPTWIAVNQPGSASWAAEIGANIASIGPASSVRRITDAYRSRREVRPDVNGQSPFLGLLRMVVVGNTEADAYALAAPAYDRWLESFKFLYERNKIPTPPNLPLTFDAAIESELCVAGTASSIRHTLLNHLEEAGANYLLCQLAFGDLSLDASLATATIIRSEIIAGAG; the protein is encoded by the coding sequence GTGACAAGTACTTTCCCTTCAAAACTTTCGTTCGGCATCTTCGATCACCTGGACGCGGACGGTCATGACGTAGCCAAACAGTATAGCGATCGCCTCCTACTTGCCGAGGCATGCGATCGACTGGGATTCTATGCGTATCATCTAGCAGAGCACCACTGCACTCCGCATGGGAGAAGCCCCGCACCAAATCTGTTCTTGTCGAGCGTCGCACAGCGCACATCACAGCTTCGCGTCGGTCCGATGGTCATGCTGCTTAGTCTTCATCACCCGCTGAGGGCCTTCGAAGAGGCGTGTATGCTGGACCACTTGAGCGGCGGCCGACTTGAGCTTGGCATCGGACGCGGCTCACTTCCAGTGGAATTGGGCTATTTCGGGGTTAGCGCCGAGGCGGCACCAGGCCGTTATGCAGAGGCCAGCGAAATCCTTGTCAAAGCCATGCGAGGCGGCTCGCTCTGCTACGAAGGGGATCACTTCCGGTTGGACGACGTTCCATTGACGCTAACGCCTTATCAGCGACCGCATCCGCCGACATGGATCGCCGTTAATCAACCCGGCTCGGCAAGCTGGGCCGCTGAGATTGGCGCAAACATCGCAAGTATCGGACCTGCATCCTCTGTTCGGAGGATTACTGATGCGTACCGCTCGCGTCGAGAGGTACGTCCAGATGTGAATGGTCAATCGCCGTTTCTTGGCTTGCTCCGCATGGTTGTGGTGGGCAACACTGAAGCAGATGCTTATGCACTTGCTGCGCCGGCTTACGATCGTTGGCTCGAGAGCTTCAAGTTTCTTTATGAGCGCAACAAGATCCCCACTCCACCGAACCTCCCCCTGACTTTCGATGCAGCAATCGAGAGTGAGCTGTGCGTCGCGGGGACCGCCTCTTCGATCAGGCACACTCTTCTTAACCATCTAGAGGAGGCGGGTGCCAATTACCTTCTTTGTCAGCTCGCATTTGGGGACCTCTCTCTGGATGCTTCATTGGCCACGGCAACGATCATTCGCTCCGAAATCATCGCGGGCGCTGGCTGA
- a CDS encoding flavin reductase family protein has translation MSDIQSIEAAEFRQAMRNLASGVAIVATGTALARRGLTVSSIASICIEPPCLLVGINISSGTHDAILANGRFGVSLLAIDHQDIALRFAGRDGSKGAQRFDTAPWVQGILDVPLLQSAICALECVLQHYQVIGTHGVFIGRTVAVRSGDGYPLINCRGELRTLPLG, from the coding sequence ATGAGTGACATTCAATCAATCGAGGCGGCCGAGTTTCGCCAGGCCATGCGAAATCTGGCCAGCGGCGTTGCCATCGTGGCGACAGGAACGGCGCTCGCACGGCGTGGGTTAACGGTGAGTTCTATTGCCTCGATTTGCATAGAACCGCCCTGTTTGCTGGTGGGCATCAACATCAGTTCCGGGACACACGATGCGATACTTGCGAACGGCAGGTTTGGCGTGAGCCTCCTTGCTATTGATCATCAGGACATCGCTCTGCGATTCGCCGGCCGGGATGGCTCTAAAGGAGCCCAACGGTTCGACACGGCTCCCTGGGTCCAGGGGATTCTCGATGTACCTTTATTGCAAAGCGCAATATGCGCTCTCGAGTGCGTTTTACAGCACTACCAAGTCATCGGCACGCACGGAGTATTCATCGGCCGAACCGTGGCGGTCCGCTCAGGAGACGGCTATCCGCTTATCAACTGTCGCGGCGAACTTCGAACATTACCGCTCGGCTGA
- the trpC gene encoding indole-3-glycerol phosphate synthase TrpC has translation MAEPDILTRIEIYKREEIAAARRALSRAELDARARYAPSPRGFLNTIRKKHASGGYALIAEIKRASPSKGLIRADFHPPSLARSYEAGGAACLSVLTDKPSFMGDLDFMEMARAATNLPVLRKDFIFDTYQVVEARARGADCILLIMAALDDEAARDLEAAALAYGMDVLIEIHDRCELDRALTLRSQMIGINNRNLRTFVTNLKTSEMLAPLIPKDRLIVSESGICAFTDLERLSRAGIATFLVGESLMRQTDVTAATRALISNKSRWSQGAHQ, from the coding sequence ATGGCTGAGCCCGACATTCTGACGAGAATTGAGATCTATAAGCGGGAAGAAATTGCAGCGGCAAGACGCGCGCTTTCGCGCGCCGAGCTCGACGCGCGCGCACGGTACGCGCCATCCCCGCGAGGCTTTCTAAACACAATTCGCAAAAAGCACGCATCTGGCGGCTATGCCCTGATCGCTGAAATCAAGAGAGCGTCGCCGTCGAAGGGGCTCATTCGCGCCGACTTCCATCCGCCTTCGCTCGCCAGATCGTATGAAGCAGGGGGCGCGGCTTGCCTTTCAGTCTTAACGGACAAACCCTCTTTTATGGGTGACCTTGACTTTATGGAGATGGCGCGCGCCGCCACAAACCTGCCGGTCTTGCGCAAGGATTTCATTTTCGACACTTACCAGGTGGTCGAAGCTCGCGCCCGTGGTGCCGACTGCATTCTGCTGATTATGGCCGCGCTGGACGACGAGGCTGCCCGCGACCTCGAGGCTGCGGCCTTAGCATACGGTATGGACGTGTTGATCGAAATCCATGATCGCTGCGAACTCGATCGCGCCCTGACACTTCGCTCGCAGATGATTGGTATCAATAACCGCAACCTACGCACGTTTGTGACAAATCTCAAGACAAGCGAAATGCTAGCACCCCTCATCCCGAAGGATCGACTGATTGTCAGCGAAAGCGGAATCTGTGCGTTCACTGATCTCGAGCGGCTCTCGCGAGCCGGTATAGCAACCTTCCTTGTGGGCGAGAGCCTAATGCGGCAGACCGACGTAACGGCAGCAACCCGCGCGCTGATTTCAAATAAATCACGCTGGAGTCAGGGGGCGCATCAATGA